A window of Cryptomeria japonica chromosome 3, Sugi_1.0, whole genome shotgun sequence contains these coding sequences:
- the LOC131874337 gene encoding secreted RxLR effector protein 78-like, producing the protein MSSRLKKILSKLISENHNGFTLGKETMDNIVLVMEVLHSMVKEKVKGMAIKLDVSKAYDRVIWNFLIHVLRKFGFDYNWIDCVKFCISIVSFSLLVNGSVCGFFEATNGLRQGDPLFPFLFVLVAEVLSNNIKNRSRMGLWRGIRVHPQIEPITYSQFVDDTLFFGVASMEEVIAIKDTLDEYATASGHFMNKEKSHIYFLNTSK; encoded by the coding sequence ATGTCCAGTAGATTGAAGAAGATTCTCTCAAAGTTGATATCAGAAAATCATAATGGTTTCACTCTAGGAAAAGAGACCATGGACAACATTGTTCTCGTGATGGAAGTGCTTCATTCAATGGTCAAGGAAAAAGTGAAAGGTATGGCCATCAAATTAGACgtatccaaagcctatgatagggttatTTGGAACTTTCTAATTCATGTCTTAAGGAAATTTGGTTTTGACTATAATTGGATAGATTGCGTCAAGTTTTGTATTTCTATTGTAAGCTTTTCTCTATTGGTGAATGGTTCGGTTTGTGGATTTTTTGAGGCTACTAATGGTTTGAGACAAGGCGATCCGctgtttccttttctttttgtgcTGGTAGCTGAAGTGTTGAGTAACAACATAAAAAATCGTAGCAGGATGGGTCTGTGGAGGGGCATTAGAGTCCATCCTCAAATTGAGCCTATCACTTACtctcaatttgtagatgatacactCTTCTTTGGAGTGGCCTCGATGGAGGAGGTGATAGCCATTAAGGACACTCTAGATGAATATGCGACCGCCTCTGGTCATTTTATGAATAAGGAGAAATCACATATTTACTTCCTAAACACAAGCAAGTAG